One Rosa chinensis cultivar Old Blush chromosome 5, RchiOBHm-V2, whole genome shotgun sequence genomic region harbors:
- the LOC112203116 gene encoding uncharacterized protein LOC112203116 encodes MEAFRETMDVYGVKDLMFSGPSFTWRGNRHGEVIKVRLDRFFASNSWLELFPLSRVMHVHPNKSDHLPILIEIRARKRRSKRKRKKRFRFEELWHHEDDCLQAVQNGWWGTNGEEPLRAVCNKIHNTREALIEWSASKFGSLKKEIEVARAQLAVGFDSSVSEQIKEMRSLLENKLSELLQREQLFWKQRAKVFWLSDGDMKTKFFHQRATNRRRKNTIKGLFDDDGNWCTDDKDLEHVVLSYF; translated from the coding sequence ATGGAGGCTTTTAGAGAGACAATGGATGTTTACGGTGTTAAAGATTTGATGTTCTCAGGTCCTAGCTTCACTTGGAGGGGAAACCGACATGGGGAGGTGATAAAGGTACGGTTGGATCGTTTCTTTGCCTCCAACTCTTGGTTAGAGCTTTTTCCTCTCTCAAGGGTGATGCATGTTCACCCAAACAAGAGTGATCATCTACCTATTTTAATTGAAATTAGGGCACGGAAGCGGAGAAgtaaaagaaagaggaagaaaaggttTCGATTCGAAGAACTTTGGCATCATGAGGATGACTGTTTGCAAGCAGTACAGAATGGTTGGTGGGGCACTAATGGGGAGGAGCCTCTAAGGGCAGTATGCAACAAGATACATAATACACGGGAAGCTCTTATTGAGTGGAGTGCGTCGAAGTTTGGTAGCTtaaaaaaggaaattgaagTGGCGCGGGCTCAGTTGGCAGTGGGTTTTGATTCTAGTGTTAGTGAACAGATCAAGGAGATGAGGAGTTTGCTGGAGAACAAACTTAGTGAACTACTACAGAGGGAGCAATTGTTTTGGAAGCAGAGAGCAAAAGTTTTCTGGCTTTCTGATGGTGATATGAAAACTAAATTTTTTCACCAAAGAGCTACTAATAGGAGGAGGAAGAATACAATCAAAGGGCTCTTTGATGATGATGGGAATTGGTGTACTGATGATAAGGATTTGGAACATGTTGTGCTCAGTTATTTTTAG